A section of the Maylandia zebra isolate NMK-2024a linkage group LG8, Mzebra_GT3a, whole genome shotgun sequence genome encodes:
- the clrn3 gene encoding clarin-3, with translation MPSTKKTLHFISSALATSISVGLIGYGMSTKWVITTMECAQKATGLYNGSAEITLALFDGILERSSCPLFGATDTFQVIPTLAGREVASVVLHGLVLCLLALCLLFSACSILISLYNSVSNPYETYMGPVGVYICSSLSACLSVIVLILFVVNISATNMAETFVEKYTEGVPVALKGKASVMQVGYYLVIPYTVLSLIAIALIYTYEHAAYTRKKEQQKPTEDAPMDLTMY, from the exons ATGCCTTCCACAAAGAAGACTCTGCATTTCATATCCAGTGCTTTGGCTACATCTATATCTGTTGGGCTTATTGGATATGGCATGTCAACAAAGTGGGTTATAACAACCATGGAGTGCGCACAAAAGGCTACTGGTTTGTACAATGGATCTGCTGAGATCACCTTGGCCCTTTTTGATGGAATATTAGAGAGATCCTCCTGCCCCCTGTTTGGAGCTACAGATACATTCCAAG tgATTCCTACATTGGCAGGAAGAGAAGTTGCTTCAGTAGTCCTACACGGTCTGGTTTTGTGCCTTCTTGCcctctgtctgctgttttcGGCATGCAGCATCCTCATCTCTCTCTACAATAGTGTCAGCAATCCTTATGAAACCTACATGGGGCCTGTTGGAGTCTACATCTGCAGCTCTCTCAGTG CATGCTTGTCTGTGATAGTCCTCATCCTGTTTGTGGTGAACATCAGTGCGACCAATATGGCAGAAACCTTTGTAGAAAAGTATACTGAGGGTGTTCCAGTAGCCCTGAAGGGAAAGGCTTCAGTGATGCAAGTAGGATATTACCTGGTCATCCCTTACACAGTGCTCTCTCTCATTGCCATCGCCTTGATCTACACATATGAACATGCAGCCTACACACGCAAAAAAGAGCAGCAGAAGCCTACAGAGGATGCACCCATGGACTTAACAATGTATTAG